The genomic segment GAAAAGTCTTATCTTTGCTAGACTCGAAATGGCTGCTGGGAAATATCAAGAATCCTACTCTTCACGGTTTTCTAATTGTAAATATCAAGTGTTCTTGACTTTTAGAGGTGAAGACACCCGCAAGAGCTTTACTGACCACCTCTACAAGGCCCTGGTTGATGCAGGGTTTCACACATTTagagatgatgatgaaattcgGAGAGGAAAGAATATAAGGCTGGAGCTCCAGAAGgcaataaaacaatcaaaaataGCGATAATCGTGTTCTCCAAAAACTATGCTTGGTCGAAATGGTGCCTCGAAGAACTTGTAAAGATCATGGAACGTAAGAGGAATGCTGAATGCATAGTTTTCCCAGTATTCTATCATGTGGATCCATCTGAAGTCAGAAATCAAACTGGGAGCTTCGCTGCAGCATTTGTGGAACATGAAAAGCACTACAAGGAGAAGATGGAGCGGGTGAATGGGTGGAGGATTGCTTTGAAGGAAGTTGCAAATTTAGCTGGAATGGATTTAGGAGATGGGTAAGTTATATCTCTTGATGAAACTATACGTAGCATAAGAATAGAATGCTGGCCGTgaacttttaattaatttctttcagtTAAGTGTACTGATAAGAAaacatacaagaaaaataaaataaaacacttatgatttcttcttcttcttcttcttcttcttttccgaTCATGATTTGGTTTTAATAGGTGGTGATAACGCACCTacaaatttaattatcattcaTGGACACGCAGCCCGGTTTAATTTCTTAGCTAAATGTTGTTTATTTCTATCCTTTATAGAGAGGCTACTAATTATCCCACCTTGTATTTTACTTTTTGATGCAGGTACGAGGCACAGTTTGTCCAATCTATTGTGGAGAATGTCTTAAAGAATTtggatccaaaaatattttatgtccCCCTTCATTTCATCGGAAGAGATGCTTTAGTACAAGATATCAACTCATGGTTGCAAGATGGATCCCATGGTGCTGCCATTGCTTTACTCTATGGAATTGGTGGAGTTGGAAAGACAGCCATAGCTAAGAGTGTTTTTAACCAGAACTATTATAAATTTGAAGGAAAGAgctttctatcaaattttaggTCAAAGGATATAGTTTGCCTACAGAGGCAACTTCTTTTCGACATCCTAAACAAGACTGTTGAGATAAATGATCCTGATGAAGGAATTCTGAAGATTAAGCATGCATTATGTTGCAGAAGAACTCTTATTGTTCTAGATGATGTGGACAAGAGGGAccaattcaataaaatcattgtCATGCAAAATTGGCTTTGTAAAGGAAGTAAAATCATTGTAACAACCAGAAATAAGGGTTTGTTTTCAGCTAATGATATTCAGTGGGTCCGGTACAAAGTTGAACTGCTAGATGATGAAAAATCACTTGAGCTTTTCAATTGGAATGCCTTTGGACAAGCTAACCCTGTTGATGGTTTTGTGGAAGACTCTTGGAGAATAGTACATCATTGTAATGGACTTCCATTAGCTCTTGGAGTTATTGGCTCTTCATTGTCCGGAAAAGGAAGAGGAATATGGGAAAGCGCGTTACAACAAATGGAAGTGATTCTTAATTTTGAAGTTCAAAAGGTTCTTCGAATAAGTTACGACTTTCTTGATGGTGATTATCCGAAGAACTTATTCCTTGATATCGCATGTTTCTTCAATGGAATGCATGTGAATGATGCAGTTAGGATACTGGATGGGCTCGATAAAGGTGCAAGATTTGGGATTGACAATCTCATCGATAGATGTCTTGTTGAAATCAACAGTGATCAAAGGTTGTGGATGCATCAACTAGTAAGAGATATGGGAAGGGAAATTGCTCGTCAAGAATCACCCAAATGTCAAAGAATATGGCATCATGGGGATGCTTTTACAGTTTTGAAAGGAACTACTGTAAGtagctgaatttttttaaatgtctaCTTAAATGGTTTGTGGTGCCTTGACATATTCATTCATCTACTTTCCCTTCTCATGTACTTCTAATATTGTTATGCAGGAGGCTGAAAAATTGCGTGGCCTTACCATTGATATGCATGCATTAATGGAATATCATTATGCAGAAGTTGTCTGTACTGATTCAATGGTTTGTCGCAAGCGCCGCAGGCTTAACTTCTTTCAACAATGGCTTTCTGATTTTTTCGATGGGGGAAAATTACAAACTGGCCAAACAAGTTTGTTTCCCATCCTCACCACGGATGCTTTTAGAAAGATGCCAGATATAAAATTTCTCCAACTAAACTACGCTAATTTTCATGGAAGTTTTGAGCACTTTCCCAAGAATTTGATATGGTTATGTTGGCATGGATTGTCTTGGAGCTCCATACCAAATCACGTATGCTTGGAGAAGCTGGTGGTTCTTGATCTATCCAGAAGCTGTCTAGTTGATGCTTGGAAGGGCAAACCGGTATGTATCAAGTCT from the Populus nigra chromosome 9, ddPopNigr1.1, whole genome shotgun sequence genome contains:
- the LOC133703709 gene encoding disease resistance protein RPV1-like isoform X1, which produces MAAGKYQESYSSRFSNCKYQVFLTFRGEDTRKSFTDHLYKALVDAGFHTFRDDDEIRRGKNIRLELQKAIKQSKIAIIVFSKNYAWSKWCLEELVKIMERKRNAECIVFPVFYHVDPSEVRNQTGSFAAAFVEHEKHYKEKMERVNGWRIALKEVANLAGMDLGDGYEAQFVQSIVENVLKNLDPKIFYVPLHFIGRDALVQDINSWLQDGSHGAAIALLYGIGGVGKTAIAKSVFNQNYYKFEGKSFLSNFRSKDIVCLQRQLLFDILNKTVEINDPDEGILKIKHALCCRRTLIVLDDVDKRDQFNKIIVMQNWLCKGSKIIVTTRNKGLFSANDIQWVRYKVELLDDEKSLELFNWNAFGQANPVDGFVEDSWRIVHHCNGLPLALGVIGSSLSGKGRGIWESALQQMEVILNFEVQKVLRISYDFLDGDYPKNLFLDIACFFNGMHVNDAVRILDGLDKGARFGIDNLIDRCLVEINSDQRLWMHQLVRDMGREIARQESPKCQRIWHHGDAFTVLKGTTEAEKLRGLTIDMHALMEYHYAEVVCTDSMVCRKRRRLNFFQQWLSDFFDGGKLQTGQTSLFPILTTDAFRKMPDIKFLQLNYANFHGSFEHFPKNLIWLCWHGLSWSSIPNHVCLEKLVVLDLSRSCLVDAWKGKPFLPKLKILDLRHSRDLIRTPDFSGLPALEKLILEDCIHLVQIHESIGDLQRLLILNLRNCTSLMELPEEMSRLNSLQELVLDGCSNLDSLNMELEHHQGRKLLQSDGMVASASYITSLPLKLFFPSRFSARKILRFTLFSLPRFLESLDLSGTPIRFLPESIKDLGLLRHLYLRNCKMLQALPELPSHLDSLDVSFCYSLQSLTNRHGWILADGCDHLVEFQDRIKQELIQKFDSHMFRIMETVSAQIQTSRFQIIFDHGKFNVVVYGLDEDEMLRGFDEEEEEDKWLIQNEFVDNFSFKISSTPPAHRICGFNLFTRLSVTSGYSRHDPFYIEIRNNTSGRSMLCQTYTFPKSYARGVREIQTLSHWKLRFGGPTFDNGDDVSISVRPHGPAIQIRTIGVQWLHEEEGKDDDFIQSKDEVINAHNSSDDASRIFRNYYCAFHGNSDYYCAFHGNIDWWYFAKRGLELLKW